A section of the Elizabethkingia anophelis R26 genome encodes:
- a CDS encoding molybdenum cofactor biosynthesis protein MoaE, with the protein MIDIKITANKLDITECLDLAKDLGSGGIATFIGTVRNRTKNKPVVRLEYECYQSMAIKEVRKIIDKAILLFSVRNVVVHHRTGVLFPGEEAVIIVVSDGHRDAVFDACRYIIDTIKQTVPIWKKEIFEDGEEWISAHP; encoded by the coding sequence ATGATTGATATAAAAATAACAGCAAACAAACTGGATATTACAGAATGTCTAGATTTAGCCAAAGATTTAGGTAGTGGTGGTATTGCAACTTTTATAGGGACTGTGCGCAACAGAACTAAAAACAAACCTGTCGTTCGCCTGGAATATGAATGTTACCAGTCTATGGCCATTAAGGAAGTCCGGAAAATAATAGATAAAGCAATCTTGCTTTTTTCAGTGCGGAATGTAGTAGTTCATCATCGAACAGGAGTTTTATTTCCGGGAGAAGAAGCTGTAATTATTGTTGTAAGTGACGGTCACAGAGATGCTGTTTTCGATGCCTGTCGCTATATTATCGATACCATAAAACAAACAGTTCCTATCTGGAAGAAAGAAATTTTTGAGGATGGCGAAGAGTGGATTTCTGCTCATCCTTAA
- the fdhD gene encoding formate dehydrogenase accessory sulfurtransferase FdhD: MKANLLENNSVKKTEIIKVKDNHSFSYTDDIAVEEPLEIRVSYGPKQQKQSKNISVTMRTPGQDEELAAGFLFTEGIIYGDQQISKVAHHQAECSRNQENIIIVELIDDFVPQLMKTDRNFYTTSSCGVCGKGSIESIRTVSPFNNTDKEDCRLSLETLYQLSDKLRSFQSNFSSTGGIHASGMFDLNGNLLALREDVGRHNALDKLIGHALLTKQLPLNDKILVLSGRASFELIQKAAMAGISVVVAIGAPSSLAVDLAKEFDITLLGFLRDNRFNIYHQGKHIKIDYLL, translated from the coding sequence ATGAAAGCTAATCTTCTGGAAAACAACTCCGTTAAAAAGACAGAGATTATCAAAGTTAAGGATAACCATAGTTTTTCTTATACAGATGATATTGCTGTAGAAGAACCTCTGGAAATAAGAGTTAGCTATGGTCCCAAACAACAAAAACAGAGTAAAAATATCTCCGTAACCATGCGGACACCCGGACAAGATGAAGAACTTGCTGCAGGCTTTCTGTTTACGGAAGGTATTATTTACGGTGACCAGCAAATTAGTAAAGTAGCACATCATCAGGCAGAATGCTCCAGAAATCAGGAGAACATCATCATTGTAGAGCTGATCGATGATTTTGTCCCGCAACTCATGAAAACAGACCGGAACTTTTATACCACCTCCAGCTGTGGTGTATGTGGAAAAGGCTCTATAGAATCTATTCGAACGGTAAGCCCTTTCAACAACACTGATAAAGAAGATTGTAGACTGTCTCTGGAAACTTTGTATCAGTTATCAGATAAGCTTCGTTCATTTCAGAGTAATTTCTCTTCTACCGGCGGTATACATGCGTCGGGAATGTTTGATTTAAACGGAAATCTACTGGCTTTACGTGAAGATGTGGGCCGTCACAACGCATTGGATAAACTTATTGGTCATGCATTGCTTACAAAACAGCTTCCACTTAACGATAAAATATTGGTACTAAGCGGGAGGGCAAGTTTTGAGCTTATACAAAAAGCTGCAATGGCTGGAATATCTGTTGTTGTGGCAATAGGAGCACCTTCAAGCCTTGCTGTTGATCTGGCTAAGGAATTTGATATTACATTATTAGGTTTCCTTCGGGATAACCGTTTCAATATTTACCATCAAGGTAAACATATTAAAATTGACTATTTATTATGA
- a CDS encoding DUF7009 family protein, which yields MKIRIKDNSVRFRLTQSEVQELGENGIVSSFTQFIDRPFIYMVKRTDDTELSADFVENRIVMKMPEAMVEELVQTDRVGFDGEAGIVKLLIEKDFVCIDNTMEDQSDNYPNPNIKC from the coding sequence ATGAAAATAAGAATTAAAGATAATTCTGTAAGATTTCGTCTTACCCAGTCAGAAGTTCAGGAACTAGGAGAGAATGGTATTGTTTCCAGCTTTACACAATTTATTGACCGTCCTTTTATCTATATGGTGAAAAGAACCGATGATACAGAACTTTCTGCGGATTTTGTTGAAAACAGAATCGTTATGAAAATGCCTGAAGCCATGGTGGAAGAACTTGTACAGACCGACAGAGTGGGTTTTGACGGAGAAGCAGGAATAGTTAAGCTTCTGATAGAAAAAGATTTTGTGTGTATAGACAATACTATGGAAGATCAGAGTGATAATTACCCTAACCCCAATATTAAATGCTAA
- a CDS encoding FdhF/YdeP family oxidoreductase: MEGIDKNKIEKEIHNEPNAENPFTLLDLKLTHVESKAAGVPAVLAAFSDLFEEKTPVRGMRALFKMNQMGGFDCPSCAWPDPDDERSALGEYCENGAKALAEEATTKTVTPEFFKQNSLYDLAKLDDYQIGKMGRLTDPMYLPKGGTHYEPISWDNAFKKIAEHLNALESPDEAAFYTSGRTSNEASFVYQLFAKEFGTNNMPDCSNMCHETSGSALRPTIGIGKGTVTLEDFHDSEVIVIIGQNPGTNAPRMMSALAKAKKNGAKIIAVNPLPEAGLMGFINPQSVKEIISGGVQLADLYLPVKINGDMALLKALELLLIEFEKNNPGKVFDNQFIKEKTTGYEEFLKQFDHYKLEELAQLSGVSGEALRQAAEIIAFKKKIIISWGMGLTQQPNGVDMLREILNIILLKGSIGIQGGGLCPVRGHSNVQGNRTMMIDEKPTDEQLDRLENFFGFKMPRKHGYDVVRAIKAIHEEKVKVMFCMGGNFLSATPDTTYTANALRKLNLLVCVSTKLNRGHLVHGKEALILPTYGRSDKDIVNGEIQIVSTENSMGVVQDSKGMLDAVSNNLINETQIVCRMAMATLGEKAVVNWQRYHDSYDAVRDDIEQCIPGFEDYNIRVRQKGGFYLPNAARDEQYFSKELGGRAPFTLTDIPDNTLASDEYMMATTRTHDQFNTTIYGLDDRYRGIKNERRVIFMNQKDIDKAGFKAGDKVDLYNYDDGIERVAPLFIIVSYKIPEKNTVTYFPETNVLVSVNNVVKESNMPASKYVKIKIKKHDPEVYKKVDEMLYQGAIQRP; encoded by the coding sequence ATGGAAGGAATTGATAAAAATAAAATTGAAAAAGAGATTCATAATGAGCCTAATGCCGAGAATCCCTTTACTTTATTAGACCTTAAGCTTACCCATGTAGAAAGTAAGGCCGCAGGTGTACCTGCTGTTTTGGCTGCATTTAGCGATTTATTTGAAGAAAAAACACCTGTCCGCGGAATGCGTGCATTATTCAAAATGAATCAGATGGGAGGTTTTGATTGTCCGAGTTGCGCTTGGCCTGATCCGGATGACGAACGTTCGGCTCTTGGTGAATACTGTGAAAACGGAGCAAAGGCTTTAGCAGAAGAAGCCACAACCAAAACAGTTACTCCGGAATTTTTCAAACAAAATTCGTTATATGATCTTGCCAAATTAGACGATTACCAGATCGGTAAAATGGGAAGACTTACAGATCCTATGTATTTACCAAAAGGTGGTACTCATTATGAACCCATCAGCTGGGATAATGCTTTCAAAAAAATAGCCGAGCATCTCAATGCTTTGGAATCTCCGGATGAGGCCGCTTTTTATACTTCAGGGAGAACCAGTAATGAAGCTTCATTTGTATACCAGTTATTTGCAAAAGAGTTCGGAACCAATAATATGCCCGATTGTTCCAATATGTGCCATGAAACTTCCGGATCTGCATTACGTCCTACTATAGGAATAGGAAAAGGTACGGTAACCTTGGAAGACTTTCATGATTCCGAAGTTATTGTCATTATAGGTCAGAATCCGGGAACCAATGCACCGAGAATGATGAGTGCTCTGGCTAAGGCGAAAAAGAACGGTGCTAAAATTATAGCGGTTAATCCATTACCGGAAGCAGGGTTAATGGGATTCATCAATCCGCAAAGCGTTAAAGAAATTATTTCCGGAGGCGTTCAGCTGGCTGATTTGTATCTGCCTGTAAAGATAAATGGTGATATGGCTCTTCTGAAAGCACTTGAACTTTTACTAATCGAATTTGAGAAGAATAATCCGGGTAAGGTTTTCGATAATCAGTTTATAAAAGAGAAAACCACCGGCTATGAAGAATTCTTAAAGCAGTTTGATCATTATAAACTTGAAGAGTTAGCCCAACTTTCGGGTGTTTCCGGAGAAGCATTACGCCAGGCTGCAGAAATAATTGCCTTTAAAAAGAAAATTATTATAAGCTGGGGAATGGGGCTTACCCAACAACCAAATGGTGTAGATATGTTACGTGAAATCCTGAATATTATATTGCTTAAAGGAAGTATAGGAATACAAGGAGGTGGACTTTGTCCGGTTCGGGGGCATAGTAATGTACAGGGTAACAGAACGATGATGATTGATGAGAAGCCTACGGATGAGCAACTTGACCGTCTGGAAAATTTCTTTGGTTTCAAAATGCCGAGAAAACATGGATATGATGTAGTTCGTGCAATAAAGGCTATCCATGAAGAAAAAGTAAAAGTAATGTTCTGCATGGGTGGTAATTTTCTCTCTGCAACACCCGATACCACTTATACAGCAAATGCACTCAGGAAACTCAATTTGTTGGTATGCGTTTCAACAAAACTGAACAGAGGACACTTAGTTCATGGAAAAGAAGCACTGATTTTACCAACCTACGGACGAAGTGATAAAGATATTGTAAACGGAGAAATACAAATTGTATCAACCGAAAATTCAATGGGCGTGGTTCAGGATTCTAAAGGAATGCTGGATGCGGTTTCCAATAATCTGATAAATGAAACACAAATTGTCTGCCGCATGGCAATGGCTACTTTAGGTGAAAAGGCGGTTGTCAACTGGCAGCGCTATCATGATAGTTATGATGCGGTCCGCGATGACATAGAACAATGTATACCTGGTTTTGAAGATTATAATATTCGTGTCCGTCAAAAAGGTGGTTTTTATTTGCCAAATGCAGCACGAGATGAACAATATTTCTCAAAAGAATTAGGCGGACGAGCACCGTTTACTTTAACCGATATTCCCGATAACACACTTGCTTCCGACGAATACATGATGGCCACTACCAGAACCCATGATCAGTTTAATACAACCATCTACGGACTGGATGACCGATATCGGGGTATTAAAAATGAACGCCGTGTAATCTTTATGAACCAGAAAGATATTGATAAAGCCGGATTCAAAGCAGGGGATAAGGTAGATTTATATAATTACGATGATGGAATCGAGAGAGTAGCACCTTTATTTATAATTGTTTCTTATAAGATTCCGGAAAAAAATACCGTAACCTATTTCCCGGAAACTAATGTATTGGTATCAGTAAATAATGTGGTAAAGGAGAGCAATATGCCTGCTTCCAAATACGTGAAAATAAAAATTAAAAAACACGATCCCGAAGTCTACAAAAAAGTAGATGAAATGTTATATCAGGGAGCTATTCAGAGACCATAA
- a CDS encoding molybdopterin-dependent oxidoreductase, which produces MKKIQILIFLFVFSSAFSQSDFKLKVSGDVLHPLEFTLSDLSKLKHKNASLKDKDGNTHIYSGVALQDILLKAGVPSGKELHGENLSKYLLVKCTDGYQVLFSLAELDPSIADKNIIIADSVDGKPLPDAKGPLRIVAEGEKKPARSPYQVAALVIGKINK; this is translated from the coding sequence ATGAAAAAAATACAGATTTTAATATTCCTGTTTGTTTTCAGCTCAGCATTCAGCCAATCAGATTTTAAGCTTAAAGTAAGTGGCGATGTTTTACATCCGCTGGAATTTACACTGTCAGATCTGTCAAAGTTAAAGCATAAAAATGCTTCTTTAAAAGACAAAGATGGTAATACCCATATTTATTCGGGAGTTGCTCTGCAGGACATCTTATTAAAAGCAGGAGTGCCTTCCGGCAAAGAATTGCATGGTGAAAACCTGTCTAAATATTTGCTTGTAAAATGTACGGACGGCTATCAGGTATTATTCTCGCTTGCTGAATTGGATCCTTCCATAGCCGATAAAAATATAATTATTGCTGATTCGGTTGACGGAAAGCCGTTACCAGATGCAAAAGGTCCGCTTCGGATTGTTGCTGAAGGAGAGAAGAAGCCGGCGCGAAGCCCCTATCAGGTAGCAGCTTTGGTAATCGGAAAAATTAACAAATAG